From the Pseudomonadota bacterium genome, the window GGAGAGGAGCTTCCCAGCACTTTGCTATCTTTTATCAACTACGCGTTTGGCTTTATGGGTTTCCCGGGGCAAGGTTCCGGCTTCGCGGATGCTGATTCTCGGTCGGATGCCAACCAGTTTTTGACAATCTGTCTGTATTCCTTTCGCTAA encodes:
- a CDS encoding phenylacetate--CoA ligase family protein, with translation SLTGEYLCVVTEEKHMAVLTVEVEKNKNFQGDVDTLAKGIQTDCQKLVGIRPRISIREAGTLPRETHKAKRVVDKR